The Larus michahellis chromosome 2, bLarMic1.1, whole genome shotgun sequence genome window below encodes:
- the SNAI2 gene encoding zinc finger protein SNAI2, translating into MPRSFLVKKHFNSSKKPNYSELDTHTVIISPYLYESYPVPIIPQPEILSSVAYNPITVWTTTGLLPSPLPNDLSPLSGYPSSLGRVSPPPPSDTSSKDHSGSESPISDEEERIQSKLSDPHAIEAEKFQCGLCNKTYSTFSGLAKHKQLHCDAQSRKSFSCKYCDKEYVSLGALKMHIRTHTLPCVCKICGKAFSRPWLLQGHIRTHTGEKPFSCPHCNRAFADRSNLRAHLQTHSDVKKYQCKNCSKTFSRMSLLHKHEESGCCVAH; encoded by the exons ATGCCACGCTCCTTCCTGGTCAAGAAACATTTCAATTCGTCCAAGAAGCCGAATTACAGCGAACTGGACACTCATACAG tGATTATATCCCCATACCTGTATGAAAGCTACCCAGTCCCTATCATACCACAGCCAGAGATCCTGAGCTCAGTAGCTTACAATCCCATTACTGTGTGGACTACAACCGGGCTGCTACCCTCTCCATTACCCAACGACCTCTCTCCGCTTTCCGGATACCCCTCATCTTTGGGAAGAGTCAGCCCACCTCCACCTTCTGACACCTCCTCCAAAGATCACAGCGGTTCAGAAAGTCCCATTAGCGATGAAGAAGAGAGAATCCAGTCCAAGCTTTCAGACCCCCATGCAATCGAAGCCGAAAAGTTTCAGTGCGGTTTATGCAACAAGACCTATTCAACTTTCTCTGGGTTGGCCAAACATAAGCAGCTGCACTGTGATGCCCAGTCTCGGAAATCGTTCAGCTGCAAGTACTGTGACAAGGAGTATGTCAGCCTGGGAGCGCTTAAGATGCACATCAGGACCCACACACTACCTTGTGTCTGCAAGATCTGCGGCAAGGCTTTCTCTAGACCCTGGCTACTTCAAGGACACATTAGAACTCACACTG GAGAGAAGCCGTTTTCCTGTCCTCACTGCAACAGGGCTTTTGCAGACAGATCCAATCTGAGGGCTCATCTGCAGACCCACTCGGATGTGAAGAAATACCAGTGCAAAAATTGCTCCAAAACTTTCTCCAGAATGTCTCTGCTGCACAAACATGAGGAATCCGGCTGCTGTGTAGCACACTGA